Proteins encoded by one window of Streptomyces sp. ALI-76-A:
- the rplA gene encoding 50S ribosomal protein L1 has translation MSKRSKSLRAADAKIDREKLYAPLEAVRLAKETSTSKFDGTVEVAFRLGVDPRKADQMVRGTVNLPHGTGKTARVLVFATGDRAEAARAAGADIVGADELIDEVAKGRLDFDAVVATPDLMGKVGRLGRVLGPRGLMPNPKTGTVTPDVTKAVTEIKGGKIEFRVDKHSNLHFIIGKASFDDTKLVENYGAALEEILRLKPSAAKGRYIKKAAISTTIGPGIPIDPNRTRNLLVEEDPATV, from the coding sequence GTGAGCAAGCGCAGCAAGTCTCTCCGCGCTGCGGACGCCAAGATCGACCGGGAGAAGCTCTACGCCCCGCTCGAGGCCGTCCGTCTCGCCAAGGAGACCTCCACGTCCAAGTTCGACGGCACCGTCGAGGTCGCCTTCCGTCTGGGTGTCGACCCGCGCAAGGCCGACCAGATGGTCCGTGGCACCGTGAACCTTCCGCACGGCACCGGTAAGACCGCCCGGGTCCTGGTCTTCGCGACCGGTGACCGTGCCGAGGCCGCTCGTGCCGCGGGCGCCGACATCGTCGGCGCCGACGAGCTCATCGACGAGGTGGCGAAGGGCCGTCTGGACTTCGACGCCGTCGTCGCCACCCCGGACCTCATGGGCAAGGTCGGTCGCCTCGGCCGCGTGCTCGGTCCCCGTGGTCTCATGCCGAACCCCAAGACCGGCACCGTGACCCCGGACGTCACCAAGGCTGTCACCGAGATCAAGGGTGGCAAGATCGAGTTCCGCGTCGACAAGCACTCGAACCTGCACTTCATCATCGGCAAGGCGTCCTTCGACGACACCAAGCTGGTGGAGAACTACGGCGCGGCCCTGGAGGAGATCCTCCGTCTGAAGCCGTCCGCCGCCAAGGGCCGCTACATCAAGAAGGCCGCGATCAGCACCACGATCGGCCCCGGCATTCCGATCGACCCGAACCGCACGCGCAACCTCCTCGTCGAGGAGGACCCGGCCACCGTCTGA
- the rplK gene encoding 50S ribosomal protein L11 — protein sequence MPPKKKKVTGLIKLQIQAGAANPAPPVGPALGQHGVNIMEFCKAYNAATESQRGWVIPVEITVYEDRSFTFITKTPPAAKMILKAAGVEKGSGEPHKTKVAKITQAQVREIAETKMPDLNANDLDAAAKIIAGTARSMGVTVEG from the coding sequence ATGCCTCCCAAGAAGAAGAAGGTCACGGGGCTCATCAAGCTCCAGATCCAGGCCGGTGCCGCCAACCCGGCTCCGCCGGTCGGCCCGGCGCTGGGTCAGCACGGCGTCAACATCATGGAGTTCTGCAAGGCCTACAACGCCGCGACCGAGTCGCAGCGTGGCTGGGTCATCCCGGTGGAGATCACGGTCTACGAGGACCGCTCCTTCACCTTCATCACCAAGACGCCGCCGGCCGCCAAGATGATCCTCAAGGCCGCGGGCGTGGAGAAGGGCTCCGGCGAGCCGCACAAGACCAAGGTCGCCAAGATCACCCAGGCTCAGGTCCGCGAGATCGCCGAGACCAAGATGCCCGACCTCAACGCCAACGACCTGGACGCCGCCGCGAAGATCATCGCTGGTACCGCGCGTTCCATGGGCGTCACGGTCGAGGGCTGA
- the rplJ gene encoding 50S ribosomal protein L10: MARPDKAAAVAELAEQFRSSNAAVLTEYRGLTVAQLKTLRRSLGENAQYAVVKNTLTKIAANEAGISTLDDLFNGPTAVAFVTGDPVESAKGLRDFAKDNPNLVIKGGVLDGKALSADEIKKLADLESREVLLSKLAGAFKGKQTQAAQVFQALPSKLVRTVDALRAKQDEQGGAE; the protein is encoded by the coding sequence ATGGCAAGGCCCGACAAGGCTGCCGCGGTGGCCGAGCTCGCGGAGCAGTTCCGCAGCTCGAACGCCGCCGTGCTGACCGAGTACCGGGGTCTCACCGTGGCGCAGCTCAAGACGCTGCGCCGTTCGCTCGGTGAGAACGCCCAGTACGCCGTGGTGAAGAACACGCTGACCAAGATTGCGGCCAACGAGGCCGGGATCTCGACGCTCGACGACCTGTTCAACGGTCCGACGGCAGTTGCCTTCGTCACCGGTGACCCGGTGGAGTCGGCGAAGGGTCTTCGTGACTTCGCCAAGGACAACCCGAACCTCGTCATCAAGGGCGGTGTCCTTGACGGCAAGGCGCTGTCCGCCGACGAGATCAAGAAGCTCGCGGACCTCGAGTCCCGCGAGGTTCTGCTCTCCAAGCTGGCGGGTGCCTTCAAGGGCAAGCAGACTCAGGCTGCTCAGGTCTTCCAGGCGCTCCCGTCGAAGCTCGTCCGCACCGTGGACGCTCTTCGCGCCAAGCAGGACGAGCAGGGCGGTGCCGAGTAA
- the rplL gene encoding 50S ribosomal protein L7/L12 — MAKLSQEDLLAQFEEMTLIELSEFVKAFEEKFDVTAAAAVAVAGPAGPAAPAEAAEEQDEFDVILTGAGEKKIQVIKVVRELTSLGLKEAKDLVDGAPKPVLEKVAKEAAEKAAESLKGAGASVEVK; from the coding sequence ATGGCGAAGCTCAGCCAGGAAGACCTGCTCGCGCAGTTCGAGGAGATGACCCTCATCGAGCTCTCCGAGTTCGTGAAGGCCTTCGAGGAGAAGTTCGACGTCACCGCCGCCGCCGCGGTCGCCGTCGCCGGTCCCGCCGGCCCGGCTGCCCCGGCCGAGGCCGCTGAGGAGCAGGACGAGTTCGACGTCATCCTCACCGGTGCGGGCGAGAAGAAGATCCAGGTCATCAAGGTCGTGCGTGAGCTGACCTCCCTGGGCCTCAAGGAGGCCAAGGACCTCGTGGACGGCGCCCCGAAGCCCGTCCTCGAGAAGGTCGCCAAGGAGGCCGCCGAGAAGGCCGCCGAGTCCCTCAAGGGCGCCGGCGCCTCCGTCGAGGTCAAGTAG
- a CDS encoding DUF1396 domain-containing protein has product MVSSIRASVRRRSTGAGLAALFLAAGAVSCGTEQSPSMTPAAAVAKAAKNTEDITSFRYRMTGRTPEEGRIKAEASMRTKPTVAMTMKMTALDQGEDGTAEIRLVDKAMYIGGGAAAAEEMDGKSWIKFDMSALGEEGLGAEGAPGPGQADQNPATESTFLTGAKDVKKVGTETVDGVETTRYSGVVTLADLEASLKDEDKATRERRQKSVEQYEKLGVDKLTMDMWVDGDDHTKQFRMRGDADKGPLDMTITFLDLNKPVTVTAPPAKDTMDLAEMMQEAQS; this is encoded by the coding sequence ATGGTGTCGTCCATACGTGCTTCCGTACGCCGCAGATCCACAGGTGCCGGCCTTGCCGCCCTGTTCCTCGCCGCCGGTGCGGTGAGCTGCGGTACGGAGCAGTCGCCGAGCATGACGCCGGCTGCGGCGGTCGCGAAGGCGGCGAAGAACACGGAGGACATCACGTCCTTCCGGTACCGCATGACCGGCCGGACCCCCGAGGAGGGGCGGATCAAGGCCGAGGCGTCGATGCGTACCAAGCCGACCGTGGCCATGACCATGAAGATGACGGCGCTCGACCAGGGCGAGGACGGCACCGCGGAGATCCGGCTCGTCGACAAGGCCATGTACATCGGCGGGGGAGCCGCGGCGGCCGAGGAGATGGACGGCAAGAGCTGGATCAAGTTCGACATGTCCGCGCTGGGCGAGGAGGGCCTCGGCGCCGAGGGCGCGCCGGGCCCGGGCCAGGCCGACCAGAACCCGGCGACCGAGTCCACCTTCCTCACCGGCGCCAAGGACGTGAAGAAGGTCGGCACCGAGACCGTCGACGGGGTCGAGACCACCCGCTACTCGGGTGTCGTCACCCTCGCCGACCTCGAGGCCTCCCTGAAGGACGAGGACAAGGCCACCCGCGAGCGGCGCCAGAAGAGCGTCGAGCAGTACGAGAAGCTCGGCGTCGACAAGCTCACGATGGACATGTGGGTCGACGGCGACGACCACACCAAGCAGTTCCGCATGCGCGGCGACGCCGACAAGGGTCCGCTGGACATGACCATCACCTTCCTCGACCTCAACAAGCCGGTGACCGTGACGGCTCCGCCCGCCAAGGACACGATGGACCTCGCCGAGATGATGCAGGAAGCCCAGAGCTGA
- the rpoB gene encoding DNA-directed RNA polymerase subunit beta has product MAASRTASTANTNNGASTAPLRISFAKIKEPLEVPNLLALQTESFDWLLGNDAWKARVEAALESGQDVPTKSGLEEIFEEISPIEDFSGSMSLTFRDHRFEPPKNSIDECKERDFTYAAPLFVTAEFTNNETGEIKSQTVFMGDFPLMTNKGTFVINGTERVVVSQLVRSPGVYFDSSIDKTSDKDIFSAKIIPSRGAWLEMEIDKRDMVGVRIDRKRKQSVTVLLKALGWTTEQILEEFGEYESMRATLEKDHTQGQDDALLDIYRKLRPGEPPTREAAQTLLENLYFNSKRYDLAKVGRYKVNKKLGGDEPLDAGVLTTDDIIATIKYLVKLHAGETETVGESGRSIMVETDDIDHFGNRRIRNVGELIQNQVRTGLARMERVVRERMTTQDVEAITPQTLINIRPVVASIKEFFGTSQLSQFMDQNNPLSGLTHKRRLNALGPGGLSRERAGFEVRDVHPSHYGRMCPIETPEGPNIGLIGSLASYGRINPFGFIETPYRKVVEGQVTDEVDYLTADEEDRFVIAQANALLNDEFRFEEARVLVRRRGGEVDYVPGDDVDYMDVSPRQMVSVATAMIPFLEHDDANRALMGANMMRQAVPLIKSEAPLVGTGMEYRSAVDAGDVVKAEKDGVVQEVSADYITTANDDGTYITYRLAKFSRSNQGTSVNQKVIVNEGDRIIEGQVLADGPATENGEMALGKNLLVAFMPWEGHNYEDAIILSQRLVQDDVLSSIHIEEHEVDARDTKLGPEEITRDIPNVSEEVLADLDERGIIRIGAEVVAGDILVGKVTPKGETELTPEERLLRAIFGEKAREVRDTSLKVPHGEIGKVIGVRVFDREEGDELPPGVNQLVRVYVAQKRKITDGDKLAGRHGNKGVISKILPIEDMPFLEDGTPVDIILNPLGVPSRMNPGQVLEIHLGWLASRGWDVSGLAEDWAQRLQVIGADQVDPGTNVATPVFDGAREDELAGLLQHTIPNRDGERMVQPTGKARMFDGRSGEPFPEPISVGYMYILKLHHLVDDKLHARSTGPYSMITQQPLGGKAQFGGQRFGEMEVWALEAYGAAYALQELLTIKSDDVTGRVKVYEAIVKGENIPEPGIPESFKVLIKEMQSLCLNVEVLSSDGMSIEMRDTDEDVFRAAEELGIDLSRREPSSVEEV; this is encoded by the coding sequence TTGGCCGCCTCGCGCACTGCCTCGACCGCGAATACGAACAACGGCGCCAGCACCGCCCCGCTGCGCATCTCCTTTGCAAAGATCAAGGAGCCCCTCGAGGTTCCGAACCTTCTCGCGCTGCAAACCGAGAGCTTTGACTGGCTGCTCGGCAACGACGCGTGGAAGGCTCGCGTCGAGGCGGCTCTGGAATCCGGTCAGGACGTCCCCACCAAGTCCGGTCTGGAAGAGATCTTCGAGGAGATCTCTCCGATCGAGGACTTCTCCGGGTCGATGTCGCTGACTTTCCGCGACCACCGTTTCGAGCCGCCGAAGAACAGCATCGACGAGTGCAAGGAGCGCGACTTCACGTACGCGGCTCCGCTCTTCGTGACGGCCGAGTTCACCAACAATGAGACCGGCGAGATCAAGTCCCAGACGGTCTTCATGGGCGACTTCCCGCTCATGACCAACAAGGGCACCTTCGTCATCAACGGCACCGAGCGTGTCGTGGTGTCGCAGCTGGTCCGTTCGCCGGGCGTCTACTTCGACTCCTCGATCGACAAGACGTCCGACAAGGACATCTTCTCCGCCAAGATCATCCCGTCCCGGGGTGCCTGGCTGGAGATGGAGATCGACAAGCGTGACATGGTCGGTGTGCGCATCGACCGCAAGCGCAAGCAGTCCGTGACCGTTCTCCTCAAGGCTCTCGGTTGGACCACCGAGCAGATCCTGGAGGAGTTCGGCGAGTACGAGTCCATGCGCGCCACCCTGGAGAAGGACCACACCCAGGGCCAGGACGACGCGCTGCTCGACATCTACCGCAAGCTGCGTCCGGGCGAGCCCCCCACCCGGGAGGCCGCGCAGACGCTCCTGGAGAACCTCTACTTCAACTCGAAGCGCTACGACCTCGCCAAGGTCGGCCGCTACAAGGTGAACAAGAAGCTCGGCGGGGACGAGCCGCTGGACGCCGGTGTGCTCACCACCGACGACATCATCGCCACCATCAAGTACCTGGTGAAGCTGCACGCCGGTGAGACCGAGACGGTCGGCGAGTCCGGTCGCTCGATCATGGTCGAGACCGACGACATCGACCACTTCGGCAACCGCCGTATCCGCAACGTGGGCGAGCTGATCCAGAACCAGGTCCGTACGGGTCTCGCCCGTATGGAGCGGGTCGTGCGTGAGCGCATGACCACCCAGGACGTCGAGGCGATCACGCCGCAGACCCTGATCAACATCCGGCCGGTCGTCGCCTCCATCAAGGAGTTCTTCGGCACCAGCCAGCTGTCGCAGTTCATGGACCAGAACAACCCGCTGTCGGGCCTGACGCACAAGCGTCGTCTCAACGCGCTCGGCCCGGGTGGTCTGTCCCGTGAGCGGGCCGGCTTCGAGGTCCGTGACGTGCACCCCTCGCACTACGGCCGCATGTGCCCGATCGAGACGCCGGAAGGACCGAACATCGGTCTGATCGGTTCGCTCGCCTCCTACGGCCGGATCAACCCGTTCGGTTTCATCGAGACGCCCTACCGCAAGGTCGTCGAGGGCCAGGTCACCGACGAGGTCGACTACCTGACCGCCGACGAGGAGGACCGCTTCGTCATCGCGCAGGCCAACGCCCTGCTGAACGACGAGTTCCGGTTCGAGGAGGCCCGCGTCCTGGTCCGCCGTCGTGGCGGCGAGGTCGACTACGTCCCCGGTGACGACGTCGACTACATGGACGTCTCCCCGCGCCAGATGGTGTCGGTCGCGACCGCGATGATCCCGTTCCTCGAGCACGACGACGCCAACCGTGCCCTCATGGGCGCGAACATGATGCGGCAGGCCGTGCCGCTCATCAAGTCCGAGGCTCCGCTCGTCGGCACCGGCATGGAGTACCGCTCCGCCGTCGACGCCGGCGACGTGGTCAAGGCCGAGAAGGACGGTGTGGTCCAGGAGGTCTCCGCGGACTACATCACCACCGCCAACGACGACGGCACGTACATCACGTACCGCCTGGCCAAGTTCTCGCGCTCCAACCAGGGCACCTCGGTCAACCAGAAGGTCATCGTCAACGAGGGTGACCGGATCATCGAGGGCCAGGTGCTCGCGGACGGTCCGGCCACCGAGAACGGCGAGATGGCGCTGGGCAAGAACCTGCTCGTGGCGTTCATGCCGTGGGAGGGTCACAACTACGAGGACGCGATCATCCTGTCGCAGCGCCTCGTGCAGGACGACGTCCTCTCCTCGATCCACATCGAGGAGCACGAGGTCGACGCCCGTGACACCAAGCTCGGCCCGGAGGAGATCACCCGGGACATCCCGAACGTCTCCGAGGAGGTCCTCGCCGACCTCGACGAGCGCGGCATCATCCGGATCGGTGCCGAGGTCGTCGCCGGCGACATCCTGGTCGGCAAGGTCACGCCCAAGGGCGAGACCGAGCTGACCCCGGAGGAGCGCCTGCTGCGCGCCATCTTCGGTGAGAAGGCCCGTGAGGTCCGTGACACCTCGCTGAAGGTCCCGCACGGCGAGATCGGCAAGGTCATCGGCGTCCGCGTCTTCGACCGCGAGGAGGGCGACGAGCTTCCCCCCGGTGTGAACCAGCTGGTGCGCGTGTACGTGGCGCAGAAGCGCAAGATCACCGACGGTGACAAGCTCGCCGGCCGGCACGGCAACAAGGGCGTCATCTCGAAGATCCTGCCGATCGAGGACATGCCGTTCCTGGAGGACGGCACCCCGGTCGACATCATCCTCAACCCGCTGGGTGTCCCGTCCCGGATGAACCCGGGACAGGTTCTGGAGATCCACCTCGGCTGGCTCGCCAGCCGCGGCTGGGACGTCTCCGGCCTCGCCGAGGACTGGGCGCAGCGCCTCCAGGTGATCGGCGCGGACCAGGTCGACCCGGGCACGAACGTCGCGACCCCCGTCTTCGACGGTGCGCGTGAGGACGAGCTCGCGGGTCTGCTCCAGCACACCATCCCGAACCGCGACGGCGAGCGCATGGTGCAGCCGACCGGTAAGGCGAGGATGTTCGACGGCCGCTCCGGCGAGCCGTTCCCGGAGCCGATCTCGGTCGGTTACATGTACATCCTCAAGCTGCACCACCTGGTCGACGACAAGCTGCACGCGCGTTCGACCGGTCCGTACTCGATGATCACCCAGCAGCCGCTGGGTGGTAAGGCCCAGTTCGGTGGCCAGCGGTTCGGCGAGATGGAGGTGTGGGCGCTGGAGGCCTATGGCGCCGCGTACGCCCTCCAGGAACTGCTGACCATCAAGTCCGACGACGTCACCGGCCGCGTGAAGGTCTACGAGGCCATCGTCAAGGGCGAGAACATCCCTGAGCCCGGCATCCCCGAGTCCTTCAAGGTGCTCATCAAGGAGATGCAGTCCCTGTGCCTCAACGTGGAGGTGCTGTCCTCGGACGGCATGTCCATCGAGATGCGCGACACCGACGAGGACGTCTTCCGCGCTGCGGAAGAGCTCGGCATCGACCTGTCCCGGCGCGAGCCGAGCAGCGTCGAAGAGGTCTGA
- the nusG gene encoding transcription termination/antitermination protein NusG, giving the protein MSDQNLNDAIEPHGQDVESVEDELEIVEGADEDLDEVEAADAEAGEPAEEAALHVEDEETEATEAVEDEATEDEADAEADAEAEAEAEEEESAEPVDPVAALREELRTLPGEWYVIHTYAGYENRVKTNLEQRAVSLNVEDFIFQAEVPQEEVAQIKNGERKTIRQNKLPGYVLVRMDLTNESWGVVRNTPGVTGFVGNAYDPYPLTLDEIVKMLAPEAEEKAAREAAEAEGKPAPARKVEVQVLDFEVGDSVTVTDGPFATLQATINEINADSKKVKGLVEIFGRETPVELSFDQIQKN; this is encoded by the coding sequence GTGTCTGACCAGAACCTGAACGACGCCATCGAGCCACACGGGCAGGACGTCGAGTCCGTGGAAGACGAGCTCGAGATCGTCGAGGGCGCGGACGAGGACCTGGACGAGGTCGAGGCTGCCGACGCCGAGGCGGGCGAGCCCGCGGAGGAAGCCGCGCTCCACGTCGAGGACGAGGAGACGGAAGCCACGGAAGCCGTCGAGGACGAGGCCACCGAGGACGAGGCTGACGCCGAGGCTGACGCCGAAGCCGAGGCCGAGGCCGAGGAAGAAGAGTCGGCCGAGCCCGTCGACCCCGTCGCCGCCCTGCGCGAGGAGCTGCGCACCCTGCCCGGCGAGTGGTACGTCATCCACACCTACGCCGGCTACGAGAACCGCGTGAAGACCAACCTCGAGCAGCGCGCCGTCTCGCTGAACGTCGAGGACTTCATCTTCCAGGCCGAGGTGCCCCAGGAAGAGGTCGCGCAGATCAAGAACGGCGAGCGCAAGACCATCCGTCAGAACAAGCTCCCCGGCTACGTGCTGGTGCGCATGGACCTGACGAACGAGTCCTGGGGTGTCGTCCGCAACACCCCCGGTGTCACCGGCTTCGTGGGCAACGCCTACGACCCGTACCCGCTGACCCTGGACGAGATCGTCAAGATGCTCGCCCCGGAGGCCGAGGAGAAGGCCGCCCGTGAGGCCGCCGAGGCCGAGGGCAAGCCGGCTCCGGCTCGCAAGGTCGAGGTCCAGGTCCTGGACTTCGAGGTCGGCGACTCGGTCACCGTCACCGACGGCCCGTTCGCCACGCTGCAGGCGACCATCAACGAGATCAACGCCGACTCGAAGAAGGTCAAGGGCCTCGTGGAGATCTTCGGCCGCGAGACGCCGGTCGAGCTGTCCTTCGACCAGATCCAGAAGAACTAG